Proteins co-encoded in one Candidatus Manganitrophaceae bacterium genomic window:
- the hemL gene encoding glutamate-1-semialdehyde 2,1-aminomutase — MKREKSAALFQEAEKRIPGGVNSPVRAFKAVGGNPLFIKKAKGSKIIDADGNRFIDYVLSWGPMIVGHAHPKVVEAIQKAAANGTSFGAPTALEVELAKSVQAHFPLMERIRFVNSGTEATMSAIRLARAYTRRNKIIKFEGCYHGHADSLLVKAGSGATTLGVPDSPGVPPDLARDTITLPFNNLKAIQRTLEQEGNQIACLIVEPIPGNMGTIIPEDGFLPGLRELTRPFGIVLIFDEVMTGFRAAPGGAQERYGIRPDLTCLGKIIGGGLPVGAYGGKREIMEMVAPVGPVYQAGTLSGNPLAMAAGLATLSLLKDPAVYEKLDQRAAELAEGLAAAARKARLSVQINRIGSQMTLFFNANKVVDYQTALQSDRDRFSKCFSALLEEGVYLPPSQFEAFFLSTAHTAADIEKTVDAAYRVFKKL, encoded by the coding sequence ATGAAGCGAGAGAAATCGGCGGCCCTTTTTCAAGAGGCGGAGAAACGAATCCCCGGCGGGGTCAACTCCCCGGTTCGGGCATTCAAAGCGGTGGGGGGAAATCCTCTCTTTATTAAGAAGGCGAAGGGAAGCAAGATTATCGATGCCGACGGAAACCGGTTCATCGACTATGTTCTTTCTTGGGGACCGATGATCGTCGGCCACGCCCATCCGAAGGTCGTCGAAGCAATCCAGAAAGCGGCGGCAAACGGAACCAGCTTCGGCGCGCCGACCGCTTTAGAGGTCGAGCTCGCCAAATCGGTTCAAGCCCATTTCCCATTGATGGAACGGATTCGGTTCGTCAACTCCGGCACCGAGGCGACGATGAGCGCCATCCGCCTCGCGCGCGCCTACACCCGAAGAAACAAAATCATCAAGTTCGAGGGGTGCTATCACGGCCATGCCGACTCCCTTTTGGTCAAGGCCGGATCGGGCGCCACCACCCTCGGCGTTCCCGACTCTCCCGGTGTCCCGCCCGATCTTGCGCGGGACACGATCACCCTCCCCTTCAATAACCTGAAGGCGATCCAGCGGACACTCGAGCAGGAAGGAAATCAGATCGCCTGTTTGATTGTCGAGCCGATCCCCGGCAACATGGGGACGATCATTCCGGAAGACGGTTTTCTTCCGGGATTAAGAGAACTAACGCGGCCGTTTGGGATCGTCCTGATTTTCGATGAGGTGATGACCGGATTTCGCGCCGCGCCGGGCGGCGCGCAGGAGCGCTATGGGATCCGTCCCGACCTGACCTGTCTTGGAAAGATCATCGGCGGCGGTCTTCCGGTCGGCGCGTATGGCGGGAAGCGAGAAATCATGGAGATGGTCGCTCCGGTCGGGCCGGTCTACCAGGCCGGCACCCTCTCCGGCAATCCGCTCGCGATGGCGGCCGGACTAGCCACCCTCTCGCTGCTGAAAGATCCGGCCGTTTACGAAAAGCTCGACCAGCGGGCGGCCGAACTGGCCGAAGGGCTGGCCGCCGCCGCCCGAAAGGCGCGCCTCTCGGTTCAGATCAACCGCATCGGCTCGCAGATGACCCTCTTCTTCAATGCCAACAAGGTCGTCGATTATCAGACGGCGCTTCAGTCGGATCGAGACCGTTTCTCAAAATGCTTCTCGGCTCTTTTAGAAGAAGGGGTCTACCTTCCCCCGTCTCAGTTTGAGGCGTTCTTTCTCTCGACCGCCCACACTGCGGCCGACATCGAGAAGACGGTTGACGCAGCCTACCGGGTTTTCAAAAAGCTCTAA
- a CDS encoding type II secretion system protein: MFSIVLIGTMIGVAARQMTTVAKRERETELLFRGMAIRHGIELYYRTSRAGFSQYPRTLEELVRDPGVPGVRRYLRKVYADPITGGEWVLIRDGSGRVKGVRTSSDEEPLKTANFPEVLKSFEGKKKYSEWVFEYNPQQAAIIPPAAPAPKTSGGSQSPFLSSPAPSSPPVSPDSPPPS, from the coding sequence ATGTTTTCGATCGTTCTGATCGGGACGATGATCGGGGTCGCCGCCCGGCAGATGACCACGGTGGCCAAGCGGGAGCGGGAGACGGAGCTTCTCTTCCGAGGGATGGCGATCCGGCACGGGATCGAGCTCTACTACCGGACGAGCCGGGCCGGGTTTTCACAGTATCCGCGGACGCTGGAAGAGTTGGTGAGAGATCCCGGCGTGCCGGGGGTCCGGCGTTATTTGAGAAAGGTCTATGCCGACCCGATCACCGGCGGGGAGTGGGTGCTGATTCGAGATGGAAGCGGACGGGTCAAAGGGGTCCGAACCAGCAGCGATGAGGAGCCGCTGAAGACGGCAAATTTCCCCGAAGTGTTAAAAAGTTTCGAGGGGAAGAAAAAATATTCCGAATGGGTTTTCGAATACAATCCCCAGCAAGCGGCCATCATTCCCCCCGCCGCCCCGGCCCCCAAAACGTCCGGCGGGTCGCAGAGTCCCTTCCTTTCTTCCCCTGCACCTTCTTCTCCCCCGGTCTCTCCCGACAGTCCGCCCCCCTCCTAG